A region of the Candidatus Thermoplasmatota archaeon genome:
ATGCTGAGCGGGATCTCGTCGTTCAGGATCGCCTGGTGGTAGGGGAGCTCGAGGAAGTCGGTCTGGCCCGTGATCTCGAGCTGCTGCTTGAGCGTGTCCTTGGTGACGCGGACGCCCATCGAGGTCAGCTCGTGGCGGCGCTTCGTTACCGGGTTCCAGACGAGGATGTCGCCGTTCAGGCCGTGCATCGGCCGACCGTCCGCCGAGGTCGTCTCCGTGACCCAGTCGTCGTAGTCCGCCGCCCGCATCTCGTGCGGGTAGCCGTCGGCCAGCACCCAGCCAATGCCGTAAATGAAGATCGCCGGATACTCCTGGACGATCGCCGTCTCCCGCTGCTTGCGCGGGAGGTCGGGGTACTTCGCGAGGATGTCCTCGGCGTGGATGAACGTCAGCT
Encoded here:
- a CDS encoding aspartate--ammonia ligase; translated protein: MDQWDWELAITPEQRNLRFLTEVVEKIWKVIKGAETYVHELFPQLKTDKYPDLPEKLTFIHAEDILAKYPDLPRKQRETAIVQEYPAIFIYGIGWVLADGYPHEMRAADYDDWVTETTSADGRPMHGLNGDILVWNPVTKRRHELTSMGVRVTKDTLKQQLEITGQTDFLELPYHQAILNDEIPLS